In Mytilus trossulus isolate FHL-02 chromosome 10, PNRI_Mtr1.1.1.hap1, whole genome shotgun sequence, the DNA window ATTTTGATGAAACAGTTTACAGAATCTTTCTTACATCATGTTGTACATTATATCATTGTgcatttcaaatttgattttgattcaaaatattttgtgtttcacACAGATCAACATTGATTGTCATATCTGTTTAAATTGTGGAAAAGCTAGCTAAGgatatgaatttcaaaattttgcctATTTTGCAtttgcttttttatatttttgttttagtcaGCCTGGTTACTAAGAGCAGTGACATGTATAGATTTAACAACTTTGTCAGGTGATGACACAGCGAGTAACGTGTCCAGACTTTGTTTCAAAGCTGCAAATCCTGTGCGAGATGACTTGATCAAAGGACTACAGATGGAAGATGCAGGTTTGTTTATAAAAGGGGTGACAAACAGACAAAGGGGTGCTCACTTTCCAAGTCACACTTTGATTTGTAATTTTCCCCTTTTTTCATCAGATCCCCCTTTTTGGTCTCGTAttccatatcccccctttttaccCCCAATATCCTACATCCCAAAAGTTTGTAATCtccttcaacatgttcaatgaaAACTGTCATTTGCTGACAGATCCAagcatcaaattttaattagaattgAATAGTCTAATTATCCTTACTTTGCAGTTTATTTTGTTGTATGTTTTACTTTTGCtgcgtatgaaattatattaaagaGATGTAGTGAgatcgccaatgagacaacttaaGATGTCGACCTTATTTTCTATTGCAAAATTCGACATTCAaattatttacagtaaaaatgtttgtgttctttttttttcaaatggacTTAATACATTATGGGGAAACATGCTGTAGAGGAACAATAAGAATATTAAACCGTCAGTCAGGCAAATCAGTGACTTCTATTCATAACAaatttttgttaatgtgtttTCTTCATGATTACAAAATTTAGCTGTTATTTGATCTCGTAAAATTctcttttttgtatttctattttgcaaatatttacCCTGTAGTTACTCCAGTATCTAGTATTgactttgtatatttttataggTATTACTGTAGGAGCAGTTTGTGTTTACCCTAGCAGAGTAGCAGATTTTTACCCTGTAGTTACTCCAGAATCTAGTATTcacattgtatatttttataggTATTACTGTAGGAGCAGTTTGTGTTTACCCTAGCAGAGTAGCAGATTTTTACCCTGTAGTTACTCCAGAATCTAGTATTcacattgtatatttttataggTATTACTGAAGGAGCAGTTTGTGTTTACCCTAGCAGAGTAGCAGATTTTTACCCTGTAGTTACTCCAAGATCTAGTATTcacattgtatatttttataggTATTACTGTAGGAGCAGTTTGTGTTTACCCTAGCAGAGTAGCAAATTTACCCTGTGGTAACTCCAGAATCTAGTATTgacattgtatattttttataggtATTACTGTAGGAGCAGTTTGTGTTTACCCTAGCAGAGTAGCTGATGCTGTTAAAGCTTTAAAGGCAGCCAATGCTTCTCATATACCTGTTGCTTCTGGTaagctttataaaaataaatcttggGAAtggaatgttattttattttcttgagtTTTGTAAACTCAATGGAATATGCTTGCTAGGGCTTTTAAGGCCCTCATATTTTAGCTTTGATCGTAAACGGCCAACAAATATCTGTTCAGACAATAAGTACATATAAATGACCAGGGATAATTAGCTCCCCTTTTCTGGGATCAATCAAAagttctatataaaaataaattattactgttatatatatatcatataggAGTGACAGTTACACCAGTATGCACTGGTTTATTGTAGAACTTTAAAGTTTGTGAAAATATCatacaatttgattttataacacCTGTTTGaaatagtatatttttaataaaaactttgTTTGCTTTTACAGTGGCAACGGGATTCCCTACAGGACAGACGCCATTAAAGACCAGACTAGAGGAGATCCGAATGGCAGTTGCTGATGGTGCTAGAGAAATAGATATTGTTATAAACAGGGAATATGCTTTGACTGGAAATTGGAGAGGTAAGGGAAAGAAACATCTAATCTCAGCATTTTTTAGCATTACAGTAGACTCCACCTAATCGGATATCGGTTAAACGAATATATCGGCTATTGTAATATTATGTCAAAACACCGAACCATTTCCTATACATTTCAGTCAAAATACATCGGATAATCGAATATCCGTTATATTGGATAggaatattcatgaaaaatgtGTGAAAACCATGTACAAtcgaatattttgaaataatttcatattttttttgacagGAAATGGAGCCGGAAGTTGCGCCATTACGAAGTTTAAGAAAACTTCAGtacagaaatgtttcattttattaataaaacgaTCTTTTACAgtcaattaaaacatgtttattcttGTTGTCTTGTTTATTCTATGAATCTGATATTATATTTTGCCTAAGATGTGTTTGTTATGTGTTTATCCAAATGTGATCGTTAGCATTTACTTCACAAAAAACGACACGACAGAAATAATAAACTGTGCGTGATGTTCATCAATATTTATTAACTATGAATGAAAAGTACCTCTTTctcaacaatttattaaaatatatataaaagtcctGTGTAAAAATAAGGAATCGTTTGTCAATAGCATATCCCAGGTGAAATAGATTTATGTAACTTGTACACACGTACGCCATTTTCCTAATTTGCATAATATTCAGCCTTTTATTTTGAACCACGACAAATAAGATAGAAAAGTAAATTAATTTTACTCATCTTGGTGTCcaattttataatcataaaagtaGTTGTATTACTTGAAATTGGAAATgtgtttcataaataaaaaactagAAAATTATATCCGAGTTCGATCAACTTCTTAAGCTATTAATAGATTTACCTGTGGCCTACTTCCGAGAATTCATAGTTATTTTTAGCTTTTACCTGTTTTAACACACAAATGTAACAAATCACGCAAAAACAACAAGTCTCATTATTTAAGAGGtacatattttattcagataatcaacacataattaaaaatcaacagattgacagataaacaaaatacattataatcAACTGATCGATCTATTACTCAATCAAACGAATTATCCAAACTTGTacctgaaaaaaacattgagaTTAGTTACAAATTTCCATTAATAAAGCAGCTATAATAGCTATTGGTATCTTAGGGTTGTGTCTgtcaagtttgaaaaaaaacttggagGAATATACGTTCATCGGCTAATTGAATATATCGGACAATAGGATATTTTTAGCTGACATTTTGGGTATCCGATTGGCCGGAGTCTACTGTATATCATAAGTGGAATccttattttgaaatgttagaTAAAGAAACTAATCTAGTTGATAAGCTGACTTCCCAAATGATCCCTACAGAGAAAAGGGTCCTACAAGTGGCTAGTTGATaccaataaatcaaattaaattttgtaatgaaacacaaattgactaaattatgtgcattgtacaaaatgattatgtcataaaaaaacaagactAATTTAAGTATGTAAACTATTAAGTATGAAATTATTGttttagataataaaataatgatagtCCATatcatttattgataattttcatCAGATGACATCTATATTTCTCATTGTCAGCAAGTACCAGAAATTGTTTTCTTGAACCAACATTACAattcttgttttattaaacgtttattaaattatttgtagGAGTGTATGAAGAAGTAAAAGCAATGAGAGAAGCCTGTGGAGAGGCTCACTTAAAGACAATCTTAGCAACAGGGGAACTGGGTAACATGGTCAATGTTTACAAAGCCAGTCTCGTATGCATGATGGCAGGTTAGCATTCATGAGACACCATTATTATTTGTGGGATAACAATTGAGAAGATTTCATGTAAAGATTCTCTTATTTTCACAtcaaaacaaagtaaaatattgttttgacaaTTATACGAAATGGATGCAAAATAGGATCAAATTGTGCCAGAAGATTcagtatatgatatatacatgcattggttcaaaaATTTGATTAACATTATTGTTTACCAGTCACTCATTTTACAGGACTTTAGAGGAAAAAGTtattatgggctttgctcattgttgaaggccgtacggtgacctatagttgttaatgtttgtgtcattttggtcttttgtggatagttgtctcattggcaatcataccacatcttcttttttatatataaaaagatatagatataaagattaaaGTATCTGTCTTGCAATTTATTAGATACCTTTACAGGTAAATCATGGGCATacttttttatcaatttgatgATGATAGTACTGATGACCGTGAATGTTTTTGTAATCTTATTAGGCCTTTCTCCTAAATGCTATATAAATTTgatcttgaaaaaaattgttgtatacattgcaatatatattgtttgtttgtataaatgaaaatatgaagggtatatttatttaattattattttatatgattagGTGCTGATTTTATCAAGACATCTACTGGTAAAGAAGGAGTGAATGCTATCTTCCCAGTGGCATTAGTAATGGTCAGGGCTATCAGAGAATTTTATCAGAAGACTGGATATAAGGTAAAATTTATTCACTTATTTCCCTTGTCTGAGGGAGATATGAAGGCTGTTCACCCAAGCAATTTATATTTCTAGAGGGCAgcaataataaatatcaataaaattgagaatggaaatggtaaatatttaaaagagacaacaacctcgaccaaagagcagacaacagtccAAGCCACCAATGGGCTTTTTCATGCACCCAGAGGTGGTCCTCACCTGGCCCCtatataaaattgtgtactagttcaatgaAAATGGACATCACACTAaactcaaaaacatataaatgagctaaaattaaaaaaatatataagactaacaaaggccagaggctcctgactttggacaggcacaaaaaaTGGGACAGATCTTCAAAGCCTCTCAGGCTGTACGTATGATGATGAGTCTGTATCTGAATGGTTTTATCTATTCAATTTAAGAATTATAATACCTCATAAACATTCCTGTGAGCCTTTTTCTGTAATTAAATCAGAATAATCCAAAAAAGCCAAGTACATGAAGTAAGCAAATACAGACTTCTTGCACCTCATACAATTGTGTTGAGAAATGCTTAAATATAGTCAAATTGTTGAATATATTTACAGGTTGGATTTAAACCGGCTGGTGGAATAAGGAGCGCTAAAGATTCCTGCACATGGTTGATCTTGATGAAGGAAGAGCTAGGTGATGAATGGTTGAATGGCCATCTGTTTAGACTTGGTGCTAGCTCTCTACTTATTGACATAGAAAGACAACTGTTTCACCAAGTCTATGGTCGTTATGCCGCTACACATGAGATACCCATGTCATAATACTGTAACTACCTCTTCATAAATAATCGCCTAACTTTGTTCTCCTAAATAATCCCTAGAATCTGAAGTAAATTGATATGACCATGTACAATCAAACCTGTATATAATGATTTTCTTTGTGACAAAAGAAAATTTACCTTATAAGAGTGATGACTTCTGAATTGAGGTTCAAAATGCATCGTTTTAAAAATAGACAAGAAGAGGGTTATTTGAGAAAACATGTTTTTGCTTAATGTTTTGTATCTTAAAtgcttaaagtcatatgaaacctcaaattaaaaatgaatttgcatatgtttttttataacaaagtggatagttgtcattatttaactttatacatatactttttctgaagatttttttttatttgtccacatttagaagaagcttactttttttaattgcttgcttcaaGGACATATTTTTCGTATTCAAAGTGACCTAAGGGTGACCATGGTGACCCTTCTCATAAAAATCTGGTGATTGCAAAATGCATGGATCTGTCATAAACTAtaatctgattgtacatgttatacacaTGCATAATATccatgcttctttgttgattgtttactataagcTGACAATTGGTAAACTAGGCTCCAAAACAAGACaattaatgagcagccatatttttaattcataacaaacagaaagaaaacaaaagacgatTGTAAAAtctttttgtgtaaaaaatgattaaatcatGCACAGAAGActtagtttatgatatatacatgcataaatcaagaattggataaacattatttttcaccagtcactcgtttcatatgactttaaaaacaatagtgtcaattttgttttttactcatttttaaattcaagcAAATACTAGTACTGgcaagttaaatttatatttgtttaataattaaatGGCTTCTGCATTTAGGCCTTACAAATCTCTTAATCAAAGGCAGCTTTAATTTGGTGTGAAAAGTATTACTGTTCTGAGAACTGTTAGCTaagcattgaaatattttattatgatgaaagaataaaacaaaaacttataGTGTATATTTGTGAATAGCTGCGTGGTAATTTGTTATATCCATATACAATGTTATATTGTTAACTATATACTTGTTTTGagaggtttttgttttgtttacaatacTCGGACACTGTATAATAATATTAGAGAAatctcaattattttttgtgtaatatgtatttactttttttggtaATTAGAGATAACTAGTGCTACTTGAGtgatataatgaaataatattattaaagggaaacttcgccaaaaaatcaaaaattgatattatgtccattctgtataaaaatgctcaaatttataaatattaaagttttattccgctagataagagatcaccatcgattttaaattttgagtatcagttctctgccttccgccattttgttatcttgtccaaaaaaaatcacgatatgtctataaaccacaaagaaacaaaactacagtaaccgatgtagtcttaattacgtgtcgatatcttgtcaatcgtacggttgttttatctgactaactaacttgatacggaaaatgttcttatttttttaataaccatatagtctgttatttttaaactgttaatattggaattagttaaaaagtcaaagttcaaatcataaataagtgttccgtgaaaattgttttcgaaaatctaattcgttcataattctttaaagtaatatactttattcaaataaattaggatcttcgctccactgatcacccgtatggcttaaggtattactcccaaaggtattgtgaggggtgtaaggtgacacgtccaggtattcaagcgatttcctgtcgggcttgcaagttcatgcatcgtttcacttctgtaggtgttgatcagtgtacacggccgataacttataactttccattttgaactatcaggtgcatgtataatatacatctctgtcttgcgtgtccgaaagtgatataatatactagtcattacttaactcatacgcttgtttataaataaaatttttggtgtaaagaatattatttataaaaaaaaaaattatacaaaaaaaaaaaaaaaaaaaatatatacgtattttttccaagggttaatttgggaaaatcagagacatataattgtattatatgtctctgggaaaatgtaatatttactcgtt includes these proteins:
- the LOC134687388 gene encoding deoxyribose-phosphate aldolase-like, whose translation is MSDRNPGIEFDASWLEHVYVNLPAVKRRAETLGTRRCVKKQWQSAWLLRAVTCIDLTTLSGDDTASNVSRLCFKAANPVRDDLIKGLQMEDAGITVGAVCVYPSRVADAVKALKAANASHIPVASVATGFPTGQTPLKTRLEEIRMAVADGAREIDIVINREYALTGNWRGVYEEVKAMREACGEAHLKTILATGELGNMVNVYKASLVCMMAGADFIKTSTGKEGVNAIFPVALVMVRAIREFYQKTGYKVGFKPAGGIRSAKDSCTWLILMKEELGDEWLNGHLFRLGASSLLIDIERQLFHQVYGRYAATHEIPMS